The Geoalkalibacter subterraneus genome contains the following window.
GCGGAACCTGGGATATTTCAGCCTGAACGCCGGTTGAGCCTGCAAAAATCAGCAACGGGGCCAGTAGGGCACTCAGGACTGTAGAGATCAACCAGGAGGCAGCTTTGTTCTGTTTTCCGGCATCGGACATAATAACGTCCCTTCAGTGGCAACCTGTTTTTGTACCTATTTACGTCCTGGGGACGCAGCTCCCATGACAAGGGACACTTTTCGCCCTCCATGGCCGTTTGACTGGCGCCCTCCCTGACGCCAGACACCCTTGCCATGGAAGCTGCGACCCCAGGCCGGACAGGTATCTGTTATCTATTAATCCTGTATGACAAGAACCTTGATCCTGGGTGACTGGCCCGACGGATAACTCAGATCGTAGACGACTTTTTGCCCTCCGCGCAGGGCGGAGAGTTCCAGCGTCTGTTCTGGATCGGACTCAAGATATATTCTGACGTCCTCGGCCAGGGAGTAATTCTGGCGATCGATCACAACCTCCCGGCGTTCAGCATGAATGGCGTCGAGGGTTCCCTGCGGTACGACCATGGCGGAGAGGGGCCCGACAGGTACAATAAACAGCAAAAGCAGGGCGAAACCGAAAAAATACCGTCTCATCTTCAAAACTCTGACCTCTCTCAGCGAATAAATGTTGTTTGCAGGATGACCGTACTGCGTCCGTTGGGACCGACTCCGCGGCTGGTAATGCGAAAGATCCTTGGAGCGTCGCCTGCGGCAGGTGCAAATTTAATCGAATCGTTGCCGCTGACATCGACCTCGGCCATGAACTCGATGATGTAGCGGGGCAAAGGAAAGGGGAGAGGGTCACCGAGGTCGTCACCCTGGTAGGTGATATAATTTGCAGGAGTTTCATCCGCCCAGATGCCGGCCTGGAAGGCAAGCTGGGGGGCTGGCTGATAGAGCCCATTGCTGTTATTGAATTCAGGCAGAACGACCGTGTTTTCCAGCCAGGCTTCCGCGTCGCGCAGTCCGGCTTCGGCTGCCTGAAAGGCAAGCTCTTGCTGGACGAAATCTCCCGCCATTCGATATTGATTCGTGGTGCCCTGCAGGGCTGCTGCTCCCAACAGAGTAAGCACCAGTAAAAGCATAAGCCCGCTGATCAGCACCGCGCCTTGTTGATCAGATAATGTTCTTGCTGGATTCATCGACAGCCTCTCAGCGCAAATGGTTGCGCAATCCGATCGTTGTGGTCAGGACTCTGCGCAGACGCCGGTCTCCGGGTGCGGTAAAATCGATGTTGCCGTCTGCGCTGATGTCATACCCTGCGTTGTCGACAGGCCTGCCGGGCACCTCGGAAACAGTGCGCTGCAGCAGGGCGATATGGACACTGACCACAGTATTCCAGTCGGTCACGGCATTGGCATCGACGTAGGTGTCGGCGGCACCATCCCCGTCGAGATCTTCTCCAAAGCGTACCTGCATATTTTCCATGCCACCGACCAACTCCCGCGCGTCGGCCAAACCAACCTTGCGGAAAAGGGAGGGTTGCCCGGCCGCATTTTTCGCGATGAAATAG
Protein-coding sequences here:
- a CDS encoding pilus assembly PilX family protein — its product is MNPARTLSDQQGAVLISGLMLLLVLTLLGAAALQGTTNQYRMAGDFVQQELAFQAAEAGLRDAEAWLENTVVLPEFNNSNGLYQPAPQLAFQAGIWADETPANYITYQGDDLGDPLPFPLPRYIIEFMAEVDVSGNDSIKFAPAAGDAPRIFRITSRGVGPNGRSTVILQTTFIR